Proteins from a genomic interval of Candidatus Binatia bacterium:
- a CDS encoding LysM peptidoglycan-binding domain-containing protein, protein MRMDETGRRRRFTLMPAIALASLGLMVALPTLSSVRLYAATTQRYVTVTVKPGDTLWSIAASHSRPSADVQEIVDRISDENRLSGGTILPGQHLRIPE, encoded by the coding sequence ATGAGGATGGACGAGACGGGCAGGCGACGACGGTTCACGCTGATGCCGGCGATCGCGCTCGCCTCGCTCGGGCTGATGGTGGCCTTGCCGACGCTCTCGAGCGTCAGGCTCTACGCGGCGACGACGCAGCGGTACGTCACCGTCACGGTCAAACCGGGCGACACGCTCTGGTCGATCGCGGCGAGCCACTCGCGGCCGAGCGCGGACGTCCAAGAGATCGTCGATCGAATCAGCGACGAGAACCGTCTGTCGGGCGGGACGATTCTGCCGGGCCAGCACCTCCGAATACCAGAGTAA